The nucleotide sequence TCGGCCGGAACCTCTCAGACGGGCTGGAGCCATCTCCGGCCCGTTTTTTTGCGTGCCCTACGGTCCGCGCAACGAGAAAAGCCCCGGCCTGATGGGCCGGGGCTCTTGCCGGTCAGGAACGGGGCCATGCTTCGATGCCGGTCAGGCCGGCTCGTTGTCTCAGGCGGTCTTGGCCTCAGGCGGTCTTGGCCTCGCGGCGGCGGGCGGTCTGCTGGAAGAACAGGGCCTGGCTGATCACCGCCGAGACGTTGGCGGGCTGGAACGGCTTGGCGATCAGGAAGGCCGGCTCCGGACGTTCGCCCGTGAGGAAGCGCTCCGGATAGGCGGTGATGAAGATCACCGGCACCTCGAAGGTCTTCAGGAGATCGTTCACCGCGTCGAGACCGGAGGAGCCGTCGGCGAGCTGGATGTCGGCCAGGATCAGGCCGGGACGCTTGCCGCCCTCGCCCGCGATCTTGATCGCCTCCGAGCGGGTGCGGGCGACGCCGATCACGTTGTGGCCGAGGCCCTCCACCAGGGCCTCCAGGTCCATGGCGATCAGCGGCTCGTCCTCGATGATCAGGATCTCGGTCGCCATGTCGGCGGCGAGTTCGCGGCCGGCCTCGTCCACGAGGTCG is from Methylobacterium radiodurans and encodes:
- a CDS encoding response regulator, with the protein product MSTSQLVVQHLPYLRRYARALTGSQVAGDAYVAATLETLVNEPETLGRSTNVKADLFRVFTRIWNSLSVNGRREQVQHDLPAEVRLGQITPLPRQAFLLSCLEGFSEEDAAIILDVDVAQVRDLVDEAGRELAADMATEILIIEDEPLIAMDLEALVEGLGHNVIGVARTRSEAIKIAGEGGKRPGLILADIQLADGSSGLDAVNDLLKTFEVPVIFITAYPERFLTGERPEPAFLIAKPFQPANVSAVISQALFFQQTARRREAKTA